Proteins found in one Thalassomonas actiniarum genomic segment:
- a CDS encoding sigma-70 family RNA polymerase sigma factor, producing the protein MATKQIRYEALVKALHTDLYRYAYWLCHDKQVAEDLVQETFLRAWRALDSLKDEKAAKSWLITILRRENARRFERKRLDMADYEEVTIADNQAVGSEQEIENHWLREKIAQLPEEYREPLVLQVIGGFSGDDIAKMLDLNKNTVMTRLFRARNQLKDALDNEPIQRGQYNG; encoded by the coding sequence ATGGCGACTAAACAAATTCGATACGAAGCGCTGGTTAAAGCCCTGCACACAGATTTATACCGATATGCCTATTGGTTATGTCATGACAAACAGGTGGCTGAAGACTTAGTACAGGAAACATTTTTACGAGCATGGCGGGCCCTTGATTCATTAAAAGATGAAAAAGCCGCCAAGTCATGGTTGATCACAATTTTAAGGCGGGAAAATGCCAGACGCTTCGAACGTAAACGTTTAGATATGGCGGATTATGAAGAAGTGACCATTGCCGATAACCAAGCGGTCGGCAGCGAACAGGAAATCGAAAATCACTGGCTCAGGGAGAAAATAGCCCAGCTGCCGGAAGAGTACCGGGAGCCCTTGGTATTGCAGGTCATCGGCGGTTTTAGCGGTGACGATATTGCCAAGATGCTGGACTTAAATAAAAACACCGTTATGACACGCCTGTTCAGAGCGCGTAACCAGTTAAAAGACGCGCTGGATAACGAACCGATACAACGAGGTCAGTACAATGGATGA
- a CDS encoding BatD family protein, protein MAAPQVSASVDKNPVMLNESFVLSVVANEDVGSNALDTTPLQKDFIVGRTSVSSQTSMVNFKTSYSTTWTTVLFARKAGNVTIPPLTVGSEKTQAINLEVVPASSAKAGNHQQDIFITAEVSNNDVYVQQLVTMSVKLHFSTELKRGTLSEPELEGANIQQVGKDGESESIINGRRYRVIERTYAITPQQSGDFVIAAPVFSGEVMANSRRRSSFFSFSETKPVSVMGDSISLNVRPVPEAFQGQWLPSELLTLHQEWQPELTKFTVGEPITRTVTLTAAGLSEEQLPELAMEMPPGLKVYPDQAELHTSLNKDRLVSQKVRNFALVASKPGKYTLPEISIPWWNTVTNRYETSTIAAQEIEVLPGVQTANNTPFTVPEGGNTAPLGQEVQTVTVKEHSWLTWLFMTLWLLTSFAWFASARGKRAQQTQGTGSEPVKHIDPYLALMAACKQNNGEQVISLLPAWINSGKHHFSTGRKKVSTLDEVIKVIDRQDFTEVINELQHHYYGKGQGKEPGREHAQTATSLPAWQGKELLTILVNINKKQSKKTAEVAIALNP, encoded by the coding sequence ATGGCCGCGCCACAGGTCAGCGCCAGCGTGGATAAAAACCCTGTCATGCTCAACGAGTCCTTTGTGCTCTCGGTGGTGGCCAATGAAGATGTCGGCAGTAATGCCCTGGACACAACACCGCTGCAAAAAGACTTTATTGTCGGGCGCACCTCGGTCAGTTCGCAAACCAGCATGGTGAACTTTAAAACCTCCTACAGCACCACCTGGACCACGGTATTGTTCGCCCGTAAAGCAGGTAATGTTACTATCCCGCCGCTGACGGTAGGCTCGGAAAAAACCCAGGCCATCAACCTAGAGGTAGTGCCGGCATCAAGCGCCAAAGCAGGCAACCACCAGCAGGACATTTTCATCACCGCAGAAGTGTCAAACAATGATGTTTATGTACAGCAGCTGGTCACCATGTCGGTAAAATTACACTTTAGCACCGAATTAAAGCGCGGCACGTTAAGCGAGCCGGAGCTTGAAGGTGCCAACATCCAGCAAGTGGGCAAAGACGGGGAAAGCGAAAGCATCATCAACGGCAGGCGCTACCGGGTAATTGAGCGTACCTATGCCATTACCCCGCAACAAAGCGGTGATTTTGTTATTGCCGCCCCGGTATTTTCCGGTGAAGTGATGGCCAATAGCCGCCGCCGCTCGAGCTTTTTCAGCTTTTCCGAAACCAAGCCGGTTTCTGTGATGGGAGATAGCATTTCCCTCAATGTCCGTCCGGTGCCCGAGGCTTTCCAGGGACAATGGCTGCCGAGCGAGCTGTTAACCCTGCATCAGGAATGGCAGCCTGAACTGACGAAATTTACCGTCGGCGAGCCGATCACCCGCACCGTTACCTTAACCGCCGCCGGTTTGTCGGAGGAGCAGCTACCCGAACTTGCCATGGAGATGCCGCCGGGACTAAAAGTCTATCCGGACCAGGCTGAGCTGCATACCAGTTTAAATAAAGACCGCCTGGTGAGCCAAAAAGTCAGAAACTTTGCCCTGGTGGCAAGCAAACCCGGAAAATATACCTTGCCGGAAATTTCCATCCCCTGGTGGAATACCGTCACCAACCGCTATGAAACCAGCACCATAGCGGCCCAGGAAATTGAAGTATTACCCGGAGTACAAACAGCCAATAATACGCCTTTTACAGTACCGGAAGGCGGTAATACCGCCCCCCTGGGACAGGAAGTGCAAACCGTGACCGTAAAAGAGCATTCCTGGTTAACCTGGCTGTTTATGACCTTGTGGCTGTTAACCTCCTTTGCCTGGTTCGCCAGCGCCCGGGGGAAAAGAGCACAGCAAACTCAGGGAACAGGCAGTGAACCGGTTAAACATATCGACCCCTACCTGGCGTTAATGGCTGCCTGTAAACAAAATAACGGCGAACAGGTGATCAGCCTGTTACCCGCCTGGATTAACAGCGGCAAACATCATTTCAGCACCGGGCGCAAGAAGGTCTCCACCCTGGATGAAGTGATCAAGGTGATCGACCGCCAGGACTTTACCGAAGTGATCAATGAACTCCAGCACCATTACTATGGTAAAGGGCAGGGTAAAGAGCCGGGTAGAGAACACGCCCAAACAGCAACCAGCCTGCCTGCCTGGCAGGGGAAAGAGCTGTTAACCATCCTGGTCAACATCAATAAAAAACAATCGAAAAAGACAGCCGAGGTCGCTATTGCCTTAAATCCATGA
- a CDS encoding vWA domain-containing protein: protein MADFHFIRPWALLAFFALFFVLWLLKRMSIAHSGWQQFLPGHLAKVLINGMQKSKPLSLTLPFIIGTLGIVALAGPTWQKLPQPVYQVERGSVLIMDMSYSMYSTDLAPNRLTRSRYKASDLLDSLNEGEIGLIAYAGDAFTISPLTEDINNIKLLLPAISPEIMPELGSNPLAALTLAHEMLSNAGHLEGDIYWFTDGIDFEDIEDINDWSRSFPHRLNILGVGSGEGAPITLPSGELMKDDSGAIVVPRTNEKRLYGLASKGRGTYRTITNDNTDINALITLKPGMESEKEEGESQNLGDQWQEAGPYLLLLLLPLLLGYFRRGTVVALLPLTLLLMPEQQAYALEWQDLWKTKDQQAQQQFNQQNYSQAAKNFQDPLWQGSAHYKAGDYEKALAAFEKFNSADALYNKGNTLAKMQKFDEALKAYDQALEKDPELIDAQKNKQLIEELKKQQQQQQQNQDQQNQDQENQEQEQEGQDSQQQQQQGQDQESQQQNDEQQQSDQQQGQQSEQEKQQQEQNDQGQDQESEQEKQEQQSQAEQEQAEREKAEQEAKQQEAEQQQGEETPEQQQARLAQEKADQETEQKHQQLLNKVTDDPYLLLRNKMQIEYQKRRQNGTPAGVKKKW, encoded by the coding sequence ATGGCAGATTTTCATTTTATCCGCCCCTGGGCCCTGCTGGCATTTTTTGCCTTATTTTTCGTGTTATGGCTGCTAAAACGCATGTCCATTGCCCATTCCGGCTGGCAGCAGTTTTTACCCGGCCATCTGGCCAAAGTGCTGATTAACGGCATGCAAAAAAGTAAACCTTTATCCCTGACCCTGCCGTTTATTATCGGCACCCTAGGCATAGTGGCCCTGGCCGGACCCACATGGCAGAAATTGCCGCAGCCGGTATACCAGGTAGAGCGCGGCTCTGTGCTGATCATGGATATGTCTTATTCCATGTACAGTACCGATTTGGCGCCAAACCGTTTAACCCGGTCAAGATATAAGGCCAGCGATTTACTCGACAGCCTAAACGAAGGGGAAATCGGCCTGATCGCCTATGCCGGCGATGCCTTTACCATCAGTCCGTTAACGGAAGATATCAATAACATTAAGTTGTTATTGCCCGCCATCAGCCCGGAGATCATGCCAGAACTTGGCAGTAATCCGCTGGCGGCATTAACCCTGGCCCATGAGATGCTGAGCAATGCCGGTCATCTCGAAGGGGATATCTACTGGTTTACCGACGGCATAGACTTTGAGGATATTGAAGATATCAATGACTGGAGCCGCAGCTTCCCCCACCGCCTGAATATTTTAGGTGTCGGCAGCGGTGAAGGTGCGCCGATCACGTTACCCAGCGGCGAGTTAATGAAAGATGACTCCGGCGCGATTGTCGTGCCAAGAACCAACGAGAAGCGCTTATACGGCCTGGCCAGCAAGGGGCGCGGCACCTACCGCACCATAACCAATGACAATACCGATATCAACGCCCTGATCACACTAAAGCCGGGCATGGAATCCGAAAAGGAAGAAGGCGAGTCACAAAACCTGGGCGACCAGTGGCAGGAAGCGGGTCCTTACCTCTTGCTATTACTTTTACCCCTGTTATTGGGATATTTCCGCCGCGGTACAGTGGTCGCCTTGTTGCCGTTAACGCTATTGCTGATGCCAGAGCAGCAGGCCTATGCGCTTGAATGGCAGGATCTGTGGAAAACCAAAGATCAGCAGGCACAGCAGCAGTTTAACCAGCAGAACTATTCCCAGGCAGCCAAGAACTTCCAGGACCCCCTGTGGCAAGGCAGCGCCCACTATAAAGCGGGAGACTATGAGAAAGCACTGGCAGCGTTTGAGAAATTCAACAGCGCCGATGCCCTGTACAATAAGGGCAATACCCTGGCAAAAATGCAAAAATTTGATGAGGCCCTCAAAGCCTATGACCAGGCGCTGGAAAAAGATCCCGAGCTGATTGATGCGCAAAAAAACAAGCAGCTGATTGAAGAGCTGAAAAAACAACAGCAGCAACAGCAGCAAAATCAGGATCAGCAAAACCAGGACCAGGAAAATCAGGAGCAGGAGCAAGAAGGTCAAGACTCGCAGCAGCAACAACAGCAAGGCCAGGATCAGGAGTCGCAGCAGCAAAATGATGAGCAGCAGCAGAGCGACCAGCAACAAGGCCAGCAGTCGGAGCAGGAAAAACAGCAGCAAGAACAAAACGACCAGGGACAGGACCAGGAGTCTGAGCAGGAGAAGCAAGAGCAACAATCACAGGCGGAGCAAGAGCAGGCGGAGCGTGAAAAAGCCGAGCAGGAAGCCAAACAGCAAGAGGCCGAACAGCAGCAGGGAGAAGAAACGCCCGAGCAGCAACAGGCCAGGTTAGCCCAGGAAAAAGCCGATCAGGAAACCGAGCAAAAACATCAGCAATTATTAAATAAGGTCACGGATGATCCTTATTTGTTACTACGCAACAAGATGCAGATCGAGTATCAAAAACGCCGCCAGAACGGCACGCCAGCAGGAGTTAAGAAAAAGTGGTAA
- a CDS encoding vWA domain-containing protein, translating into MIHFQWPWLLLVLPLPLLVYWLPAKNKATTAALKMPYLVSGLSTSGQVEHKNRAPLIILSLIWCLVVLAVSRPQWLGEAIDIPTEGREMMIAVDLSGSMQVEDMNLNGRTMNRLEMLKVLLGEFIDDRVGDRLGLILFGDDAYMQTPMTFDRKTVRQMLDETVLGLVGKKTAIGDAIALAVKRFDEKKESNRVLLLLTDGQNTAGKISPEQSLELAIAKDITIYTIGIGADVMLQKSLFGTRQVNPSSELDEGTLQKLAKETGGRYFRARDSQSMTAIYQLLDQLEPVEQDHQQMRPLSALFQFPLAAAMLLAFLYFLWLNRPSHIWQRG; encoded by the coding sequence ATGATCCATTTTCAATGGCCATGGCTGTTACTGGTCCTGCCCTTGCCCCTTTTAGTTTACTGGCTACCGGCAAAAAACAAGGCGACGACTGCCGCGTTAAAAATGCCTTATCTGGTTTCCGGTTTATCTACCAGCGGCCAGGTCGAACATAAAAACCGGGCGCCGTTAATTATCTTATCCCTGATCTGGTGTTTAGTGGTGCTGGCAGTGAGCCGCCCGCAATGGCTGGGAGAAGCAATAGACATTCCCACCGAAGGCAGGGAAATGATGATCGCCGTGGATTTATCCGGCAGTATGCAGGTTGAAGACATGAACTTAAACGGCAGGACCATGAACCGCCTGGAAATGCTAAAAGTGCTGCTGGGCGAGTTTATCGACGACAGGGTCGGCGATCGCCTCGGCCTGATCTTATTCGGCGACGACGCCTATATGCAAACCCCGATGACCTTTGACCGTAAAACCGTCAGACAAATGCTTGATGAAACGGTATTGGGCCTGGTAGGTAAAAAAACCGCCATCGGCGATGCCATTGCCCTGGCGGTAAAACGTTTTGATGAAAAGAAAGAATCCAACCGGGTGCTGCTGCTGTTAACCGACGGCCAGAACACCGCCGGAAAAATCTCTCCCGAGCAATCATTAGAGCTTGCCATCGCCAAAGACATTACCATCTATACCATAGGCATAGGCGCCGATGTGATGCTGCAAAAATCCCTGTTTGGCACCCGTCAGGTCAATCCGTCGAGCGAGCTCGATGAAGGCACTTTACAAAAACTGGCTAAAGAAACCGGCGGCCGTTATTTCCGCGCCCGCGACAGCCAGTCGATGACGGCCATTTACCAGTTGCTGGATCAATTAGAGCCGGTAGAGCAGGATCACCAGCAAATGAGACCCCTGTCCGCCCTGTTCCAATTCCCGTTAGCGGCGGCGATGCTGCTGGCATTTTTGTATTTTCTTTGGCTCAACCGCCCGAGCCACATCTGGCAGAGGGGGTAA
- a CDS encoding DUF4381 domain-containing protein: MDPLAQLQDIHLPQQVHNYPLAPGWWILLILVSMLTAIVLYKAVKTWRLNKQKRFALRQLNQSPIPNNAQIIAILKWTTMTYFPRKSSASLFGRKFQQFLTEQLPEKHQQAFTEQCGDAFDHLYQKEVSDDSNIALSQAAILWLKKALPPKKITRKDKTDNTGKNQGSAKVNADKNTSPKTSSVEVTDTGKYQKQGEPA; the protein is encoded by the coding sequence TTGGACCCGCTAGCCCAATTACAAGACATACATTTACCCCAGCAGGTGCATAACTACCCGCTTGCTCCCGGCTGGTGGATATTGCTGATTTTGGTCAGCATGTTAACCGCCATTGTGCTTTATAAAGCGGTAAAAACCTGGCGTTTGAACAAGCAAAAACGCTTTGCCCTGCGCCAGCTGAATCAGTCGCCCATCCCCAATAATGCGCAAATCATTGCCATTTTAAAGTGGACGACCATGACCTACTTCCCAAGGAAAAGCAGCGCCAGCTTATTTGGCCGCAAGTTTCAGCAGTTTTTAACCGAGCAGTTGCCGGAAAAACATCAGCAGGCGTTCACCGAGCAATGCGGCGATGCTTTTGATCATCTTTACCAAAAAGAAGTCAGTGACGACAGCAATATCGCCCTAAGCCAGGCGGCAATTTTATGGTTGAAAAAGGCGCTGCCGCCGAAAAAAATCACCAGGAAAGACAAAACCGACAACACCGGGAAAAACCAGGGTTCGGCTAAAGTGAATGCGGATAAAAACACAAGCCCAAAAACCTCATCAGTTGAAGTTACCGACACCGGTAAATATCAAAAACAAGGAGAGCCGGCATGA
- a CDS encoding DUF58 domain-containing protein, giving the protein MWFSKSTKQTQQIDAAQVLHSIMASGVGLSIEELLQYQTKTSLIDLAANKNLHGRMSGNYLARSKGRGMEFDEVRHYQTGDDIRAIDWRVTARTGKTHTKLFREEIERPVLIATDLSASMLFGSQLLFKSVQAAHLASLVAWHAKGRGDRIGGIVFNNQQHQELKPRSRQAGVLHYLHALTQIHQQSVEQPEVNQMSTTAFEQNCARLRQLARPGSLVYLITDGYLLSKEAIRHLSQISRHCELVVCQITDPLEHHLPESKHRFNVAITDGRQDQQLTLGDKRTADLYQQKAEAMREQRQNFISKAGARILTFGADKTLEFQLKNGVSTWTR; this is encoded by the coding sequence ATGTGGTTTAGTAAATCAACCAAACAAACGCAGCAAATCGACGCCGCCCAGGTCTTGCACAGCATCATGGCAAGCGGCGTTGGTTTATCTATCGAGGAATTACTCCAGTATCAAACAAAAACCTCTTTGATAGACTTGGCTGCGAATAAAAATTTACACGGACGTATGTCCGGCAATTACCTGGCCCGCAGCAAAGGCCGGGGCATGGAGTTTGACGAGGTGCGCCATTACCAGACAGGTGATGATATCCGCGCCATCGACTGGCGGGTCACCGCCCGTACCGGTAAAACCCATACCAAGTTATTTCGCGAAGAAATCGAGCGCCCGGTGCTGATCGCCACAGACTTAAGTGCCAGCATGCTTTTTGGCAGCCAGTTGCTGTTTAAATCGGTACAGGCAGCGCACCTGGCCTCCTTGGTGGCCTGGCACGCTAAAGGCCGCGGCGACCGCATCGGCGGTATTGTCTTTAACAACCAGCAGCACCAGGAATTAAAACCCCGCAGCCGCCAGGCCGGTGTCTTACATTACCTGCATGCGCTGACCCAGATCCACCAGCAAAGCGTCGAACAGCCGGAAGTTAACCAGATGAGCACCACAGCCTTTGAGCAAAACTGCGCCCGCTTGCGCCAGCTTGCCCGTCCCGGCTCTTTAGTGTATTTGATCACCGACGGTTATCTGCTCAGCAAAGAAGCGATACGCCATCTGTCGCAAATCAGCCGCCACTGCGAACTGGTGGTTTGCCAGATCACAGATCCGCTGGAACATCATCTGCCCGAGAGCAAACACAGGTTTAATGTCGCCATCACCGATGGCAGACAAGATCAGCAGCTGACCTTAGGGGATAAACGCACCGCAGATCTCTACCAACAAAAGGCAGAAGCCATGCGCGAGCAACGGCAAAACTTTATCAGTAAAGCCGGTGCCCGGATTTTAACCTTCGGCGCCGACAAAACATTGGAATTTCAGCTTAAAAACGGAGTCAGCACTTGGACCCGCTAG
- a CDS encoding AAA family ATPase, producing MAITQFSSLKEHLSQQIIGQQALVENLLIALLADGHLIVEGPPGLAKTRAVNALAEGLEADFHRIQFTPDLLPADLTGTDIYRPEDGSFVFQAGPLFRNLVLADEINRAPAKVQSALLEAMAEGQITVGRKTYPLPELFLVMATQNPIEQEGTYPLPEAQLDRFLMHLEIDYPDAASELEILKLNRGEALKQAKKSLEVLSQADIFAAREEVLNIHMAPSLEKYLVDLIMATRQPEKYDDKLKQWLAYGASPRATIALDRCARARAWLNGRDFVSPEDVQAVFHNVLRHRILLTYQAEAEGITTNQLLDHLLSLVAVG from the coding sequence ATGGCAATTACACAATTTTCTTCACTAAAAGAACATTTATCGCAGCAGATCATCGGCCAGCAGGCCTTAGTTGAAAACTTACTGATCGCCTTATTGGCCGACGGCCATCTTATTGTTGAGGGTCCTCCGGGGCTGGCAAAGACCCGTGCGGTCAATGCCCTGGCGGAAGGCCTGGAAGCCGACTTCCACCGTATTCAATTTACCCCGGATTTATTGCCGGCGGATTTAACCGGCACAGATATTTATCGCCCCGAAGACGGCAGCTTTGTTTTTCAGGCAGGACCATTATTCCGTAACCTGGTACTGGCGGATGAAATAAACCGTGCTCCGGCCAAGGTACAGTCGGCGTTATTAGAAGCCATGGCGGAAGGCCAGATCACCGTTGGCAGAAAAACCTACCCGCTGCCGGAGCTTTTCCTGGTGATGGCAACCCAGAACCCGATAGAACAGGAAGGCACTTATCCCCTGCCGGAAGCACAACTTGACCGTTTTTTAATGCACCTGGAAATAGATTACCCGGATGCGGCAAGCGAGCTGGAAATTTTAAAACTTAACCGCGGCGAAGCGTTAAAACAGGCGAAAAAATCTCTTGAGGTGCTGAGCCAGGCCGATATTTTTGCCGCCCGTGAAGAAGTGCTGAATATCCATATGGCGCCTTCGCTGGAAAAATATCTGGTCGATTTGATCATGGCCACCCGCCAGCCGGAAAAATATGACGACAAGCTCAAGCAATGGCTGGCCTACGGCGCAAGCCCGCGGGCAACCATAGCCCTGGACCGCTGTGCCCGCGCCCGTGCCTGGTTAAACGGCCGCGACTTTGTCAGCCCGGAAGATGTCCAGGCGGTATTTCATAATGTCTTGCGCCACCGCATCCTGCTGACCTACCAGGCAGAAGCGGAAGGCATTACCACCAACCAGTTATTGGATCACTTGTTAAGCTTAGTGGCTGTTGGTTAG
- the fadI gene encoding acetyl-CoA C-acyltransferase FadI, translating into MSKTNTLTTAKGERIAIVAGLRTPFAKQATAFHGVPAVDLGKMVVNELLQKHEVDPTIIDQLVFGQVVQMPEAPNIAREIVLGTGMNVHTDAYSVSRACATSFQSTANVAESIMAGISDVGIAGGADSSSVAPVGVSKKLARTLVDLTKAKTAGQKFGLIRQLGLKDLLPVSPAVAEYSTGISMGQTAEQMAKTYQISRADQDELAHRSHTLAAKNWKEGNLAGEVMAAHPEPHKTFIDQDNCFRENSTLEGYAKLRPVFDRKHGSVTAANSTPLTDGGAAVLMMREGRAKELGYKPLGYIKSFAFAAIDVWQDMLMGPSHATPLALKRAGMELADLDLIEMHEAFAAQALANMKMFASDKFAKEHLSHLRNKAIGEIDMSKFNVMGGSIAYGHPFAATGARLITQTLNELNRRGGGVGLTTACAAGGLGAAMILETD; encoded by the coding sequence ATGTCAAAAACAAATACACTGACAACAGCAAAGGGCGAACGTATTGCTATTGTTGCAGGTTTAAGAACACCTTTCGCGAAACAGGCAACGGCCTTTCACGGGGTGCCAGCGGTTGACTTAGGTAAAATGGTAGTCAACGAGTTATTACAAAAACACGAAGTTGATCCAACTATTATTGACCAGCTGGTTTTCGGTCAGGTAGTACAAATGCCGGAAGCACCGAACATTGCCCGGGAAATTGTTTTAGGTACCGGCATGAATGTGCACACCGACGCCTACAGTGTTTCCCGTGCCTGTGCCACCAGTTTCCAGTCTACCGCCAACGTAGCGGAGTCTATTATGGCGGGGATCAGTGATGTCGGTATTGCCGGCGGTGCTGACTCTTCTTCCGTGGCGCCTGTGGGTGTATCGAAAAAACTTGCCAGAACCTTAGTGGATCTGACCAAGGCGAAAACCGCCGGTCAGAAGTTTGGTTTGATCCGTCAGCTGGGGCTAAAAGACTTATTGCCTGTCTCTCCGGCGGTTGCCGAATATTCAACCGGTATCTCTATGGGACAAACGGCGGAGCAGATGGCGAAAACCTACCAAATTTCCCGTGCCGATCAGGATGAACTGGCCCACAGATCTCATACATTAGCGGCGAAAAACTGGAAAGAAGGTAACCTGGCCGGTGAAGTCATGGCCGCCCATCCTGAGCCGCACAAAACCTTTATCGACCAGGATAACTGTTTCCGTGAAAACTCAACTTTGGAAGGCTACGCCAAACTCAGGCCGGTATTTGACCGTAAGCACGGCTCGGTAACCGCCGCCAACAGTACGCCGTTAACCGACGGCGGCGCAGCGGTATTGATGATGCGCGAAGGCCGTGCCAAAGAATTGGGCTACAAGCCGTTAGGTTATATTAAAAGCTTTGCCTTTGCCGCCATCGACGTATGGCAAGACATGCTGATGGGGCCAAGCCATGCGACACCGTTGGCGTTAAAACGTGCCGGTATGGAACTGGCCGACCTGGACTTAATTGAAATGCACGAAGCCTTTGCCGCCCAGGCACTGGCCAATATGAAAATGTTTGCCAGCGACAAATTTGCCAAAGAGCATTTGTCGCACCTGCGCAATAAAGCCATAGGTGAAATTGATATGAGCAAGTTCAACGTGATGGGCGGCTCTATCGCTTACGGCCATCCGTTTGCCGCCACCGGCGCACGCTTGATCACACAAACCTTGAATGAATTAAACCGCCGCGGCGGCGGTGTTGGCCTGACGACCGCCTGTGCGGCCGGTGGTTTAGGTGCTGCTATGATATTGGAGACGGACTAA